A single genomic interval of Microbacterium oleivorans harbors:
- a CDS encoding Rne/Rng family ribonuclease, protein MADDRNDNQTSDDAAPQDPAAAELADAVTSIDAVEEHIDSGRASDDAHPDSPSGDAPAESMGAEAVPSEPAAAPDESDVAPSQAPDGTEPDPAPAEPEAEPEEAPAEPDATAEPAASPEPEAAAAPEPGTIPPEPAPEESVVAESPEPTSDEPVTAVSLGLLPAEFVSAVSTELHFYAPAVAPLPPVTDDTDDDTAPAGAGSTGSRRRGGRRRGGAGADEPAEQAAPRQRAVELITEPQRIKGSTRLEAKKQRRRDGREAGRRRTVVTEAEFLARREAVDRDMIVRSKGGRIQIAVLEDNVLVEHYVARNQDASLIGNVYLGRVQNVLPSMEAAFVDIGRGRNAVLYSGEVDWDAVETGNQPRRIELALKSGDRVLVQVTKDPVGHKGARLTSQISLPGRYLVYVPGGAMNGISRKLPDTERARLKRILKEVLPESSGVIVRTAAEGATEEQLTRDVQRLTSQWEHISAQLEKIQAPALLHSEPDLLVKIVRDVFNEDFSRMLIQGDDAHETITSYLAGVAPDLLERIEKYEDEQDPFDAFRVTEQIEKALDRKVWLPSGGSLVIDRTEAMTVVDVNTGKFVGSGGNLEETVTKNNLEAAEEIVRQLRLRDIGGIIVVDFIDMVLESNRDLVLRRLIECLSRDRTKHQVAEVTSLGLVQMTRKKLGLGLLETFSEACEVCAGRGVIVHHDPVVKHRGASAQNGNGSSRRGGGGRGGNANPAPAPANGGTHVITEGAKSALAQIAASTIVASAADEDAEIIAPESVPEPDAAPTERPKKPRRKKSEPKAPRTEKDLLLDSVLNALPEPKAPGQGRGRRRVTTAALSGTPISAAPASED, encoded by the coding sequence ATGGCCGACGATCGCAACGACAACCAGACCTCCGACGACGCGGCGCCTCAGGACCCGGCTGCGGCCGAGCTCGCAGACGCCGTGACCTCCATCGACGCGGTCGAGGAGCACATCGACAGCGGACGGGCCTCGGACGACGCGCACCCCGACTCCCCGTCAGGCGATGCTCCGGCCGAGTCCATGGGTGCCGAAGCTGTTCCCTCCGAGCCCGCGGCGGCGCCGGACGAGAGCGACGTCGCACCGTCGCAGGCGCCCGACGGCACGGAACCCGACCCTGCTCCGGCGGAGCCGGAAGCGGAACCGGAGGAAGCTCCGGCAGAGCCGGACGCGACGGCGGAGCCGGCGGCATCGCCGGAGCCCGAGGCGGCCGCAGCGCCGGAGCCGGGAACGATCCCCCCCGAGCCCGCCCCGGAGGAGTCCGTCGTCGCCGAGAGCCCCGAGCCGACGTCGGATGAGCCGGTCACCGCGGTGTCGCTGGGGTTGCTGCCTGCCGAGTTCGTCTCCGCCGTCTCGACCGAGCTCCACTTCTACGCGCCCGCCGTCGCGCCGCTGCCGCCGGTCACCGACGACACCGACGACGACACCGCTCCCGCCGGAGCCGGGTCCACCGGTTCGCGCCGACGGGGAGGCCGCCGCCGTGGCGGCGCCGGAGCCGACGAGCCCGCCGAGCAGGCGGCGCCGCGCCAGCGCGCCGTCGAGCTGATCACCGAGCCGCAGCGGATCAAGGGCTCGACGCGGCTCGAGGCCAAGAAGCAGCGTCGCCGCGACGGCCGCGAGGCCGGGCGCCGCCGCACCGTCGTGACCGAGGCGGAATTCCTGGCGCGCCGCGAGGCGGTGGACCGCGACATGATCGTGCGCTCCAAGGGCGGCCGGATCCAGATCGCGGTTCTCGAGGACAATGTGCTCGTCGAGCACTACGTGGCCCGCAACCAGGACGCCTCGCTGATCGGCAACGTCTACCTCGGTCGCGTCCAGAACGTCCTCCCGAGCATGGAGGCCGCCTTCGTCGACATCGGCCGCGGCCGCAACGCGGTCCTGTACTCGGGAGAGGTCGACTGGGACGCCGTCGAGACCGGCAACCAGCCGCGCCGCATCGAACTCGCCCTCAAGTCGGGCGACCGGGTCCTCGTCCAGGTCACCAAGGACCCCGTCGGCCACAAGGGCGCTCGCCTGACCAGTCAGATCTCGCTCCCGGGACGCTACCTCGTGTACGTGCCGGGTGGCGCGATGAACGGGATCTCGCGCAAGCTGCCCGACACCGAGCGCGCTCGCCTCAAGCGCATCCTCAAGGAGGTGCTCCCCGAGTCCAGTGGCGTCATCGTCCGCACGGCCGCCGAGGGCGCGACGGAGGAGCAGCTGACCCGCGACGTCCAGAGGCTCACTTCGCAGTGGGAGCACATCAGTGCCCAGCTCGAGAAGATCCAGGCCCCCGCGCTGCTGCATTCCGAGCCCGACCTTCTCGTCAAGATCGTGCGCGACGTCTTCAACGAGGACTTCTCGCGCATGCTCATCCAGGGTGACGACGCGCACGAGACGATCACCTCGTACCTCGCCGGCGTCGCCCCCGACCTCCTCGAGCGGATCGAGAAGTACGAGGACGAGCAGGACCCGTTCGACGCCTTCCGCGTGACCGAGCAGATCGAGAAGGCGCTGGACCGCAAGGTGTGGTTGCCCTCGGGCGGCTCGCTCGTCATCGACCGCACCGAGGCGATGACGGTCGTCGACGTCAACACCGGCAAGTTCGTCGGTTCGGGCGGCAACCTCGAAGAGACGGTGACGAAGAACAACCTCGAGGCCGCCGAGGAGATCGTCCGTCAGCTGCGTCTTCGCGACATCGGCGGCATCATCGTGGTCGACTTCATCGACATGGTGCTCGAGTCCAACAGGGATCTCGTGCTGCGCCGGCTCATCGAGTGCCTCAGCCGCGACAGAACCAAGCACCAGGTCGCCGAGGTCACCTCGCTCGGACTCGTGCAGATGACGCGCAAGAAGCTCGGACTCGGACTCCTCGAGACCTTCAGCGAGGCATGCGAGGTCTGCGCCGGACGCGGCGTGATCGTCCACCACGACCCGGTGGTCAAGCACCGCGGCGCCTCCGCGCAGAACGGCAACGGATCGTCTCGCCGCGGCGGCGGCGGTCGAGGCGGCAACGCCAATCCGGCGCCGGCGCCGGCCAACGGCGGGACCCATGTGATCACGGAGGGCGCGAAGTCGGCGCTTGCCCAGATCGCGGCGTCGACCATCGTGGCCAGCGCCGCCGACGAGGATGCCGAGATCATCGCGCCCGAGTCCGTGCCCGAGCCCGACGCGGCGCCGACCGAACGGCCCAAGAAGCCGCGTCGCAAGAAGTCCGAGCCGAAGGCCCCCCGCACGGAGAAGGACCTGTTGCTCGATTCCGTGCTCAACGCCCTCCCCGAGCCGAAGGCTCCCGGGCAGGGTCGCGGCCGCCGACGGGTCACCACGGCAGCGCTCAGCGGGACACCGATCTCGGCCGCTCCCGCCTCGGAGGACTGA
- a CDS encoding DUF4031 domain-containing protein, which produces MAILIDDPRWPAHGRLWSHLVSDTDLDELHAFARRHDLPSRSFDLDHYDVPDVAFDRLVAGGAQHVSGHELVRRLIASGLRVTARERRGR; this is translated from the coding sequence ATGGCGATCCTCATCGACGACCCGCGGTGGCCGGCTCATGGCCGACTGTGGTCGCACCTGGTCAGCGACACCGACCTGGACGAGCTGCACGCCTTCGCCCGTCGCCACGATCTTCCCTCGCGCAGCTTCGACCTCGACCACTACGACGTGCCCGACGTCGCGTTCGATCGACTGGTCGCGGGCGGGGCGCAGCACGTATCCGGGCACGAGCTCGTGCGGCGCCTCATCGCGTCGGGACTGCGCGTGACCGCACGCGAACGCCGCGGCCGCTGA
- the rplU gene encoding 50S ribosomal protein L21 has product MVYAVVRAGGRQEKVEVGTIVVLDRQAARIGDKLELPAVLLVDGDAVTTDADKLAKVTVTAEVLGEERGPKIVIQKFKNKTGYKKRQGHRQDLTRVKITGIK; this is encoded by the coding sequence GTGGTTTACGCAGTTGTGCGCGCCGGCGGCCGTCAGGAGAAGGTCGAGGTCGGCACGATCGTCGTCCTGGACCGTCAGGCGGCTCGTATCGGTGACAAGCTCGAGCTTCCCGCCGTCCTCCTCGTCGACGGCGACGCCGTGACCACCGACGCTGACAAGCTCGCGAAGGTCACGGTCACCGCCGAGGTTCTCGGTGAAGAGCGCGGCCCGAAGATCGTGATCCAGAAGTTCAAGAACAAGACCGGCTACAAGAAGCGCCAGGGACACCGTCAGGACCTCACGCGCGTCAAGATCACCGGCATCAAGTAA
- the rpmA gene encoding 50S ribosomal protein L27: MAHKKGASSTRNGRDSNAQRLGVKRFGGQAVLAGEILVRQRGTHFHPGANVGRGGDDTLFALSAGAVEFGTKGGRKVVNIVAAAE, translated from the coding sequence ATGGCACACAAAAAGGGCGCAAGCTCCACCCGCAACGGTCGTGACTCCAACGCTCAGCGCCTCGGCGTGAAGCGCTTCGGTGGTCAGGCCGTCCTCGCCGGCGAGATCCTCGTCCGCCAGCGCGGCACCCACTTCCACCCCGGCGCCAACGTCGGACGCGGTGGCGACGACACGCTGTTCGCTCTGTCTGCGGGCGCTGTCGAGTTCGGCACGAAGGGCGGCCGCAAGGTCGTCAACATCGTGGCGGCCGCCGAGTAA
- a CDS encoding vitamin K epoxide reductase family protein has protein sequence MPTPRSHARPVALAVWLMIAGVIGWVAAFALTTERLHLLEDGTATASCDFNLVVQCGANLTSAQGAVFGFPNPLLGLTGWVAPIVVGAAILAGARFARWFWVLFWAGIAFAFGFVVWLISQSIFVLGTLCPWCMVTWFVTIPTFYLVTLHLLRSGVVPLPRRARAVAATLTGWVPLLAVLSYVAIAVVAQVRLDWIGYL, from the coding sequence ATGCCCACTCCCCGCAGCCACGCCCGCCCCGTCGCTCTCGCCGTCTGGCTCATGATCGCGGGGGTCATCGGATGGGTGGCCGCGTTCGCGCTGACCACCGAACGGCTGCACCTGCTCGAAGACGGCACGGCCACGGCATCCTGCGATTTCAACCTGGTGGTCCAGTGCGGGGCCAACCTCACCTCGGCCCAGGGCGCGGTGTTCGGCTTCCCCAATCCGCTGCTCGGCCTGACCGGGTGGGTGGCGCCGATCGTCGTCGGGGCCGCGATCCTCGCGGGCGCGCGGTTCGCCAGGTGGTTCTGGGTGCTGTTCTGGGCGGGGATCGCGTTCGCGTTCGGGTTCGTGGTGTGGCTCATCTCGCAGAGCATCTTCGTGCTCGGCACCCTCTGCCCGTGGTGCATGGTGACATGGTTCGTCACCATCCCCACCTTCTACCTCGTCACCCTGCACCTGCTGAGGTCGGGCGTCGTTCCGCTCCCCCGGCGTGCCCGCGCGGTGGCCGCGACCCTCACCGGTTGGGTCCCGCTCCTCGCCGTGCTGAGCTACGTGGCGATCGCCGTGGTGGCGCAGGTGCGACTGGATTGGATCGGCTACCTCTGA
- the ndk gene encoding nucleoside-diphosphate kinase, with protein MPTEETLVLVKPDGVARGLTGAILARIEAKGYALVDIRLVEPDRERLEKHYAEHAGKPFYEPLLEFMQSGPSVAIRLAGNRVIEGFRSLAGTTDPTTAAPGTVRGDFGRDWGLAVQQNLVHGSDSPESAARELGIWFG; from the coding sequence ATGCCCACCGAAGAGACCCTCGTCCTCGTCAAGCCCGACGGCGTGGCCCGCGGCCTCACCGGCGCGATCCTGGCCCGCATCGAGGCAAAGGGATACGCGCTCGTCGACATCCGCCTCGTCGAGCCCGATCGCGAACGGCTCGAGAAGCACTACGCCGAGCACGCCGGGAAGCCGTTCTACGAGCCGCTGCTGGAGTTCATGCAGAGTGGCCCGTCGGTGGCTATCCGCCTGGCCGGGAACCGTGTGATCGAAGGCTTCCGGTCGCTGGCCGGCACCACCGACCCGACGACTGCGGCCCCGGGAACCGTCCGCGGCGACTTCGGGCGCGACTGGGGTCTCGCCGTCCAGCAGAACCTCGTCCACGGGTCCGACAGCCCCGAGTCCGCTGCGCGCGAGCTCGGCATCTGGTTCGGCTGA